In Treponema sp. OMZ 798, the following proteins share a genomic window:
- a CDS encoding OmpA family protein, protein MTFWNLKAKHPFTKKFFLICLILIFYLNLLLAQENLSQGKIIITERADYSVYVDGKYAGLTSRETRLYMSETNLGTGAGYLYEGEAFVLQKSRKNGHKAALPIDSILPISFKFIPAQDEEDIENPYQPQIFTEDEGYPLLRNFPILPEKAFTPEDVGKTWKGKSTIAVKPKPEKNATRIPVNAGFKYKGKTIFNGKSVNHVEAAFGLRYKGTDILGDEELIRSEGGRKADIYLDDAKRPIFIREKIDEEFFYSGGKKIKHRGFLLHFYSYTGNSPIQGYYAQTSPSQNIPSKEKNIEITPNKDFEVSKTKRGTMLKLKNLQFEPDRAVLLKGEEAKLDEIAKILKESDGSFFFVEGHTADVGRPEEEKILSQERAKTVIEKLTEKGISAERFIYQGAGGTRPLAPNGTEEGRTQNRRVEITIID, encoded by the coding sequence ATGACATTTTGGAATTTAAAGGCAAAACACCCCTTCACAAAAAAGTTCTTCTTAATTTGTCTCATTTTGATTTTTTATTTAAACCTTCTTTTGGCCCAAGAAAATTTATCACAAGGAAAAATAATAATTACGGAAAGAGCCGATTACTCCGTTTATGTTGACGGAAAATATGCAGGGCTTACTTCCAGAGAAACGCGCCTTTACATGAGCGAAACAAATCTCGGTACCGGAGCCGGCTATCTTTACGAAGGAGAAGCCTTTGTTCTTCAAAAAAGCCGAAAAAACGGACATAAAGCTGCCTTGCCTATAGATTCAATCTTACCTATTTCTTTTAAATTTATTCCGGCACAAGATGAAGAAGATATAGAAAATCCTTACCAGCCGCAAATCTTTACGGAAGATGAAGGCTATCCCCTTTTAAGGAATTTTCCTATTTTGCCCGAAAAAGCTTTTACTCCGGAGGATGTAGGAAAAACATGGAAAGGGAAAAGCACTATTGCCGTAAAACCCAAACCCGAAAAAAATGCTACTCGAATCCCCGTAAACGCCGGTTTTAAGTATAAGGGAAAAACTATTTTTAACGGCAAAAGTGTTAACCATGTAGAAGCAGCCTTCGGCCTGCGGTATAAGGGTACCGATATACTTGGCGATGAAGAACTTATAAGATCGGAAGGCGGAAGAAAGGCAGACATCTACCTTGACGATGCAAAGAGACCCATTTTTATACGCGAAAAAATAGATGAAGAGTTTTTTTATTCCGGCGGAAAAAAAATAAAACACCGAGGCTTTTTGCTTCATTTTTATTCTTACACGGGAAATTCTCCTATTCAAGGTTACTACGCACAAACATCGCCTTCTCAAAATATCCCCTCAAAAGAGAAAAATATTGAAATTACTCCCAATAAGGATTTTGAGGTAAGCAAAACAAAACGAGGCACAATGCTGAAACTTAAAAATCTTCAATTTGAACCTGATAGAGCGGTTCTTTTAAAAGGAGAAGAAGCGAAGCTTGACGAGATTGCAAAAATTTTAAAGGAGTCGGACGGCAGTTTCTTTTTTGTGGAAGGACACACAGCAGATGTCGGCAGACCTGAAGAAGAAAAAATTCTATCCCAAGAAAGGGCTAAGACCGTAATCGAAAAACTTACAGAAAAGGGAATATCTGCGGAAAGGTTTATTTATCAAGGTGCCGGCGGAACAAGGCCTCTTGCTCCGAACGGCACCGAAGAAGGACGCACCCAAAATAGACGCGTCGAAATAACGATTATAGACTAA
- a CDS encoding Rpn family recombination-promoting nuclease/putative transposase, which produces MEKLFHITLRNDYAFKRVFGVEENKDVLQDLLECILDIPPESIAALELLDKEFHKDSISDKSGILDVKLSLKNNTIIDIEIQNRWNSEFVQRTIFYWAKMYTENLKTGEVYTKLPKCITINIVGEGFDLNNLIHSEYNVVEKHLNDKLSDELEIHFLNLAKVKEQEEHIEYDEKKKKLYNWLMFIKTDSQEVRDMLAQESSMMAKANATINIMEMSPKEKWLYENRMKYEHDKASWKHIGYQEGVTQGIQKGFADGAYQNKLETAKLLKQLGDSSQKIEQVTGLSKEEIEKL; this is translated from the coding sequence ATGGAAAAACTTTTTCACATTACCCTCCGAAATGACTATGCATTTAAGCGAGTATTCGGAGTGGAGGAAAACAAGGATGTACTACAGGATTTATTGGAATGTATACTGGATATTCCGCCTGAGAGCATCGCAGCGTTGGAGCTCTTAGATAAGGAGTTTCATAAGGACTCTATAAGCGATAAAAGCGGTATTCTAGATGTAAAATTGAGTCTAAAAAACAATACGATTATTGATATCGAAATACAAAACAGGTGGAACAGCGAGTTTGTTCAGCGTACTATCTTTTACTGGGCTAAAATGTACACCGAAAACTTAAAAACAGGGGAAGTGTATACAAAATTACCTAAATGTATTACAATAAACATAGTGGGTGAAGGCTTTGATTTAAACAATCTGATTCACAGCGAGTATAATGTAGTTGAAAAACATTTAAACGATAAGCTTTCAGATGAGCTTGAAATCCACTTTTTAAACCTAGCCAAGGTTAAAGAACAAGAAGAACATATTGAATACGATGAAAAGAAAAAGAAACTTTATAATTGGCTTATGTTTATAAAAACAGATAGTCAGGAGGTGCGTGATATGTTGGCACAAGAATCATCAATGATGGCAAAAGCAAATGCGACAATAAACATAATGGAAATGAGTCCCAAAGAAAAATGGCTTTATGAAAACAGAATGAAATATGAACACGATAAAGCTTCGTGGAAACACATCGGTTATCAAGAAGGCGTTACACAGGGTATTCAGAAGGGCTTTGCTGATGGGGCCTACCAAAACAAACTCGAGACAGCTAAACTATTAAAGCAGCTGGGAGATTCAAGCCAAAAGATTGAACAGGTTACAGGACTTAGTAAAGAAGAAATAGAAAAACTGTAG
- a CDS encoding aspartate ammonia-lyase produces MRREHDLLGELDIPEDAYYGIQTFRSVENFQITGLRLCDFPDFIKGLAYTKQAAAEANHELGYLSDEVYKAMIQACKEVAEGKFDKEFVVDMIQGGAGTSTNMNANEVIANRANEILGKAKGTYSPCHPNNHVNFAQSTNDAYPTGAKLGISLNTPALIDELKALVSSFRKKAEELGDNIKMGRTQLQDAVPMTLGQEFESYAASLESEIPQIQFARENLHTINMGATAIGTGINSDPNYTPKVTSHLAKISGLDLKAAKNMIAATNDTSDFVTYSSQLKRLAAKLSKICSDLRLLSSGPRTGLYDISLPPMQPGSSIMPGKVNPVIPEVVNQVCYRVIGNDTAVVLAAESGQLELNVFEPVMIYSVFESIKLLINAMKTLRERCVTGIIGNYEHCKESVHRSIGLVTALNPVIGYEASSDIAKTALRDNRSVYELVLERGLLSKEKLDEVLKPENMTKPRKL; encoded by the coding sequence ATGCGAAGGGAACATGACTTGCTCGGAGAGTTGGATATTCCGGAAGATGCTTATTACGGCATTCAGACTTTCCGAAGTGTTGAAAATTTTCAAATTACGGGCTTAAGGCTCTGTGATTTTCCCGATTTTATTAAGGGGCTTGCTTATACAAAACAGGCAGCAGCCGAGGCGAACCACGAGCTCGGCTATTTAAGCGATGAAGTTTACAAGGCTATGATTCAGGCTTGCAAAGAAGTTGCCGAAGGTAAATTCGACAAGGAATTTGTAGTCGATATGATTCAAGGCGGTGCCGGAACTTCTACCAATATGAACGCAAACGAAGTTATCGCCAACCGTGCAAACGAAATTTTAGGAAAGGCTAAGGGAACTTATTCACCCTGTCATCCCAATAATCATGTAAACTTTGCCCAATCCACAAACGACGCCTATCCTACAGGCGCAAAGTTGGGTATCTCGCTAAATACACCGGCTCTTATCGATGAACTCAAAGCCCTTGTTTCTTCTTTTAGAAAAAAGGCTGAAGAGCTCGGCGACAATATAAAGATGGGAAGAACTCAGCTTCAAGATGCCGTACCCATGACCCTCGGCCAAGAGTTTGAATCCTATGCCGCTTCTTTGGAAAGCGAAATTCCTCAGATTCAATTTGCAAGGGAAAATCTTCACACCATAAACATGGGAGCCACTGCTATCGGAACAGGCATCAACTCGGATCCTAACTATACGCCTAAGGTAACCTCTCATTTGGCAAAGATTTCGGGGCTCGACTTAAAGGCTGCAAAGAATATGATTGCCGCCACAAACGACACCTCCGACTTTGTAACTTATTCTTCACAATTAAAACGCCTTGCTGCAAAACTTTCAAAGATATGCAGCGACTTACGCCTTCTTTCTTCTGGACCCAGAACAGGACTTTACGATATAAGCCTTCCTCCGATGCAGCCCGGTTCTTCTATCATGCCCGGAAAGGTAAACCCCGTTATCCCGGAAGTTGTAAATCAGGTTTGCTACAGGGTTATCGGAAACGATACTGCCGTTGTTTTGGCTGCCGAGTCGGGCCAGCTCGAGCTCAACGTTTTTGAACCGGTTATGATTTATTCTGTCTTCGAGTCTATTAAGCTTCTTATAAATGCTATGAAGACCTTGAGAGAAAGATGCGTTACAGGCATTATAGGAAACTATGAGCATTGTAAGGAGAGCGTTCACCGAAGCATCGGCTTGGTTACTGCCTTAAACCCCGTCATCGGCTATGAAGCTTCCTCCGATATTGCAAAGACAGCCTTGCGCGACAACCGCAGCGTTTACGAGCTTGTTTTGGAAAGAGGTCTTCTTTCAAAAGAAAAATTGGACGAGGTTTTAAAACCCGAAAACATGACAAAGCCCAGAAAACTTTAG